From a region of the Notolabrus celidotus isolate fNotCel1 chromosome 14, fNotCel1.pri, whole genome shotgun sequence genome:
- the LOC117825355 gene encoding extracellular calcium-sensing receptor-like: MIFAMEEINKDPALLPNISLGYRILDSCASPTNALRAALTLASRPEETESTSPCTPAISALIAESGSTQSIIVAGALGPFQVPIVSYFSTCACLSDKTKYPTFFRTIPSDYFQAKALAALVRRFGWQWIGAIQSDDDYGRNGIQAFTEEVKKHGICIAFVGTILRTYSTDKFQDVVKIIKQSTVKVILAFVAEGDFHPLMQEVVKQNITGIQWIASEAWITAARPSTPEMYQAFGGALGFVVQKMAIPKLQPFLTSISPYADPSAAFLKDFWEMMVGCTPDPPGEHTGTKAVHEVCTGNETLMNSQDVFFNVTELRVSYNVYKAVYAIAHALHQLVFCQPAGGKVMKPCLNLSEIQPKKVTDHLRRVNFRNQFGDDVFFDANGDPPASYDIINWQLRDGQVQHVTVGHFVSAANGDYKLSIKDEDIVWRTGEMVPKSVCSNICPKGTRKAQIKGKPACCFDCIPCADGTIANSTGAADCTPCPQEYWSNERKDECILKTIEFLTYVEPMGIALTVVSLIGSSLSLVTMIVFICYRETPVIKASNSELSCFLLFSLFLCFLCPLTFMGRPTVWTCMLRHTAFGVTFALCISCVLGKTIVVVTAFKATIPGKKAAAKFGPAQQRIIVCSCTLIQIVICVLWLKLNPPFSDMVFRYSNTKIVLECNTGSEAAFYAVLGYIGILAIICLALAFLARKLPDNFNEAKFITFSMLIFCAVWITFIPAYVSSPGKFTVAVEIFAILSSAFGLLISIFAPKCYIILIKPEKNTKKHVMGKL, translated from the exons ATGATATTTGCAATGGAAGAAATCAACAAAGATCCTGCTCTCCTGCCAAACATATCTCTTGGCTATAGGATCCTTGATTCATGTGCATCTCCTACAAATGCTCTGCGTGCTGCACTGACACTGGCAAGCAGACCTGAGGAGACGGAATCGACTTCACCGTGTACACCAGCTATATCTGCCCTTATAGCTGAGTCGGGATCAACGCAATCTATAATTGTGGCTGGAGCTCTTGGACCATTTCAAGTGCCAATA GTAAGTTACTTCTCAACATGTGCCTGCCTGAGTGACAAAACCAAATATCCTACATTTTTTCGGACAATTCCTAGCGACTACTTCCAGGCGAAAGCTTTGGCAGCACTGGTTAGACGTTTTGGCTGGCAGTGGATTGGAGCAATACAGTCAGACGATGATTATGGAAGGAATGGGATCCAGGCTTTTACTGAGGAGGTTAAGAAACATGGGATCTGCATCGCATTTGTAGGGACAATTTTAAGAACATACTCTACGGATAAATTTCAGGATGTTGTAAAAATTATAAAGCAGTCAACTGTCAAGGTCATCCTTGCTTTTGTTGCAGAGGGTGACTTTCACCCTCTGATGCAAGAGGTGGTAAAACAGAATATCACAGGGATTCAGTGGATTGCCAGCGAGGCCTGGATAACAGCAGCTCGACCCTCCACACCTGAAATGTACCAAGCTTTTGGTGGAGCCCTAGGGTTCGTGGTGCAGAAGATGGCTATTCCAAAACTCCAACCTTTTCTTACAAGCATCAGCCCCTATGCTGATCCAAGTGCAGCCTTTTTAAAAGATTTCTGGGAGATGATGGTGGGCTGCACACCTGATCCACCTGGAGAGCACACAGGCACTAAGGCAGTGCATGAAGTATGCACTGGCAATGAGACATTAATGAATTCACAGGATGTGTTCTTCAATGTCACAGAGCTCAGAGTGTCTTATAATGTCTACAAGGCAGTTTACGCCATCGCTCACGCCCTACATCAGCTGGTTTTCTGCCAACCAGCTGGAGGAAAAGTaatgaaaccatgtttgaaTTTATCAGAAATTCAGCCCAAAAAG GTCACTGATCACTTAAGAAGGGTGAATTTCAGGAATCAGTTTGgggatgatgtgttttttgatgCCAATGGTGACCCTCCTGCTTCTTATGATATTATCAACTGGCAGCTGAGAGATGGTCAGGTGCAACATGTCACAGTGGGtcattttgtttctgctgctaaCGGGGATTATAAGCTCAGCATCAAGGACGAAGACATTGTGTGGCGGACAGGAGAAATG GTTCCGAAATCTGTGTGCTCTAATATTTGTCCAAAAGGAACAAGAAAAGCTCAAATAAAGGGAAAACCGGCCTGCTGTTTTGACTGTATCCCGTGTGCTGATGGAACTATAGCCAATTCAACAG GTGCAGCTGACTGCACTCCCTGTCCTCAGGAATACTGGTCCAACGAGAGAAAAGATGAGTGCATTCTTAAAACAATTGAGTTCCTGACGTACGTTGAGCCGATGGGAATCGCTCTCACAGTGGTATCCCTAATAGGGTCTTCACTGTCTTTGGTCACAATGATTGTCTTCATCTGCTACAGAGAAACTCCTGTCATAAAGGCCAGCAACTCTGAGCTcagctgtttcctgttgttttctctttttttgtgtttcctctgtccCCTCACTTTCATGGGCAGACCCACAGTCTGGACGTGCATGCTGCGCCACACAGCATTTGGTGTCACGTTTGCACTTTGTATTTCCTGTGTCTTGGGAAAAACTATAGTTGTAGTCACAGCTTTCAAGGCTACAATCCCTGGCAAGAAAGCTGCAGCAAAGTTTGGACCTGCACAGCAGAGGATAATAGTTTGCTCCTGCACTTTGATTCAGATAGTTATATGTGTGTTGTGGCTGAAATTGAACCCCCCTTTCTCAGACATGGTTTTCAGATACAGCAACACAAAGATTGTTTTAGAGTGCAACACAGGCTCTGAGGCTGCTTTTTATGCAGTACTGGGTTACATCGGGATCCTTGCAATAATATGTCTGGCCCTGGCTTTTCTAGCAAGAAAGTTGCCTGATAACTTTAATGAAGCTAAATTTATCACCTTCAGCATGCTGATATTCTGTGCTGTCTGGATCACCTTTATCCCAGCGTATGTCAGCTCTCCTGGGAAgttcactgtagctgttgagaTATTTGCCATTTTATCTTCAGCATTTGGATTATTGATAAGCATTTTTGCACCAAAATGTTACATAATATTGATCAAGCCAGAAAAAAATACCAAGAAACATGTCATGggaaaactgtaa